A stretch of the Sphingobacterium thalpophilum genome encodes the following:
- a CDS encoding aconitate hydratase, with amino-acid sequence MAFDIDMIKKVYSRYDERIAAARQVVNKPLTLSEKILYAHLWDGLATEEYKRGVSYVDFAPDRVAMQDATAQMALLQFMQAGRPKVAVPSTVHCDHLIQAREGADKDLARAKNESSEVFNFLSSVSNKYGIGFWKPGAGIIHQVVLENYAFPGGMMIGTDSHTVNAGGLGMVAIGVGGADACDVMAGLPWELKFPKLIGVKLTGKLSGWAAPKDVILKVAGILTVKGGTGAIVEYFGEGAESLSCTGKGTICNMGAEIGATTSTFGYDESMERYLRATGRAEVADAANAIKQHLTADAEVYANPEHYFDQLIEINLSELEPSLNGPFTPDLYTPVSRMREEATKNGWPLKVEWGLIGSCTNSSYEDLSRAASIARQAVDKGLITKAEFGINPGSEQVRFTADRDGLLKTFEDLNATIFTNACGPCIGMWDRVGAEKQEKNTIVHSFNRNFAKRADGNPNTYAFVASPELVAAIAISGDLGFNPVTDTLTNSRGEQVKLDPPTGDELPTRGFAVDDPGYQAPAADGSNVVVDVSPTSDRLQLLEPFAAWEGTDLKGLKLLIKAKGKCTTDHISMAGPWLKYRGHLDNISNNMLIGAVNFFNEKTDSVKNQLTGEYGPVPATQRDYKARGIGSIVVGDENYGEGSSREHAAMEPRHLGVRAVLVKSFARIHETNLKKQGMLALTFVDKDDYNKIQEDDTIDIVGLTAFAPGQPLTLVLHHSDGTQEQILVNHTYNAQQIEWFKAGGALNIIRKNQAGQ; translated from the coding sequence ATGGCATTTGATATAGACATGATAAAAAAGGTCTATAGCCGTTATGATGAACGCATAGCTGCGGCTCGTCAGGTGGTGAATAAACCTTTGACTTTATCCGAGAAAATTTTATATGCGCACCTTTGGGATGGTCTTGCGACCGAAGAATACAAACGTGGGGTTTCTTACGTTGATTTTGCTCCTGACCGTGTAGCGATGCAAGATGCTACGGCGCAGATGGCTTTGCTACAATTCATGCAGGCGGGGCGTCCAAAAGTCGCTGTTCCTTCCACTGTTCACTGCGATCACCTGATTCAGGCCAGGGAGGGAGCAGATAAAGATCTAGCTCGTGCCAAAAACGAGAGTTCAGAAGTGTTTAACTTTTTGAGTTCGGTATCCAATAAGTATGGTATTGGTTTCTGGAAGCCGGGCGCAGGTATTATCCATCAGGTAGTTCTGGAAAACTATGCGTTTCCGGGGGGAATGATGATCGGTACGGATTCGCATACTGTCAATGCTGGTGGTTTGGGGATGGTTGCTATTGGTGTTGGGGGAGCTGATGCCTGTGATGTGATGGCTGGTCTGCCATGGGAACTGAAATTTCCAAAATTGATTGGTGTTAAGTTGACCGGTAAACTGAGTGGATGGGCAGCTCCAAAAGATGTCATTCTGAAAGTCGCGGGTATCCTGACTGTAAAAGGTGGGACAGGTGCGATCGTTGAATATTTTGGCGAGGGAGCGGAATCCTTATCCTGTACCGGAAAAGGAACGATCTGTAATATGGGGGCTGAAATCGGAGCGACTACATCCACATTCGGATACGATGAGTCTATGGAACGGTATTTACGCGCCACTGGCCGTGCCGAGGTCGCAGACGCCGCGAATGCGATCAAACAGCACTTAACGGCTGATGCGGAGGTTTATGCCAACCCAGAGCATTATTTCGATCAGTTGATTGAGATCAATCTATCTGAACTCGAGCCTTCATTAAACGGCCCGTTTACACCAGATTTATATACACCTGTTTCACGCATGCGTGAAGAAGCTACAAAAAATGGCTGGCCTTTAAAAGTGGAGTGGGGACTGATCGGTTCATGTACCAACTCTTCGTACGAGGATCTTTCACGTGCGGCGTCCATTGCACGGCAGGCAGTTGACAAAGGTCTGATTACCAAAGCTGAATTTGGTATCAATCCGGGCTCCGAGCAGGTTCGTTTTACAGCTGATCGTGACGGATTATTAAAGACATTTGAGGATCTTAATGCAACCATATTTACAAATGCCTGCGGGCCATGTATCGGTATGTGGGATCGTGTCGGTGCCGAGAAACAGGAGAAAAACACGATTGTTCATTCCTTTAACCGAAACTTTGCCAAACGTGCTGATGGTAACCCAAATACGTATGCATTTGTGGCGTCGCCTGAACTAGTTGCGGCGATTGCTATCTCTGGCGACTTGGGTTTCAACCCCGTAACGGATACGTTGACCAATAGCAGGGGAGAGCAGGTAAAGTTGGATCCTCCTACAGGTGATGAGCTGCCAACGAGAGGCTTTGCTGTGGACGATCCGGGCTATCAGGCTCCGGCGGCAGACGGTAGCAACGTCGTGGTCGATGTATCACCTACTTCGGACCGCCTACAATTGCTTGAACCATTTGCAGCTTGGGAAGGTACAGACTTAAAAGGGCTCAAACTATTGATCAAGGCCAAAGGCAAATGCACCACCGACCATATTTCGATGGCCGGCCCATGGCTGAAATACCGTGGCCATCTCGACAATATTTCAAATAATATGTTGATCGGTGCTGTGAATTTCTTCAATGAGAAAACAGACAGCGTGAAAAATCAGCTGACAGGCGAATATGGACCGGTGCCGGCTACGCAGCGGGATTATAAGGCACGTGGAATTGGCTCCATAGTTGTTGGAGACGAAAACTACGGTGAAGGTTCTTCCCGCGAACATGCGGCTATGGAGCCTCGCCATTTAGGAGTACGTGCAGTTTTGGTGAAGTCTTTTGCACGTATTCATGAGACGAATCTCAAAAAGCAGGGAATGTTGGCATTGACTTTTGTCGACAAGGATGACTATAATAAGATCCAGGAGGACGATACCATCGATATTGTGGGGCTTACTGCATTCGCCCCAGGCCAGCCACTTACACTTGTCTTACATCACTCAGATGGAACACAAGAACAGATCTTGGTAAATCATACCTATAATGCACAACAGATCGAATGGTTTAAAGCGGGAGGCGCATTGAATATTATCCGTAAAAATCAGGCGGGACAATAA
- a CDS encoding bifunctional aconitate hydratase 2/2-methylisocitrate dehydratase, with translation MSIYNDYVQEVVERAGQGLHPKPIDGAELLSEVIAQIKDLNNENREESLRLFIYNTLPGTTPAAGVKAEFLKEIILGQSVVAEITPEFAFELLSHMKGGPSIRVLLDLALGTDVGIATQAAEVLKTQVFLYDADTARLKAAFEQGNAVAKDILESYARAEFFTKLPEVAEEIQVVTFIAGEGDISTDLLSPGNQAHSRSDRELHGKCMITPEAQQEIRALQTQYPDRSVMLIAEKGTMGVGSSRMSGVNNVALWTGKQASPYVPFVNIAPIVGGTNGISPIFLTTVDVTGGIGIDLKNWVKKVDEDGNVVRNEKGEPVLEEVYSVATGTLLTINTKTKKLYHGDRELIDISKALTPQKMEFIRAGGSYAIVFGKKIQTFAAATLGIQAPVVFAPSKEITIAGQGLTAVEKIFNKNAVGVAPGKVLHAGSDVRVKVNIVGSQDTTGLMTAQELEAMAATVIAPTVDGAYQSGCHTASVWDKKAQANIPKLMKFMNDFGLITARDPKGVYHSMTDVIHKVLNDITVDEWAIIIGGDSHTRMSKGVAFGADSGTVALALATGEASMPIPESVKVTFKGSMKQHMDFRDVVHATQAQMLQQFGGENVFQGRIIEVHIGTLLADQAFTFTDWTAEMKAKASICISQDDTLIESLEIAKKRIQIMIDKGMENSNNVLHGLIEKANRRIEEIKSGVKPALKPDDNAKYYAEVVIDLDIIEEPMIADPDVNNEDVSKRYTHDTIRDLSYYGGNKKVDLGFVGSCMVHKDDLKIVSKMLKNIEQQKGYVKFEAPLVVAAPTYNIIDELKEEGDWEFLQKYSGFEFSDALPKSTARTEYENIMYLERPGCNLCMGNQEKAAKGDTVMATSTRLFQGRVVEDREGKKGESLLASTPVVVLSAILGRIPNIDEYKAAVEGINLTKFAPIPTK, from the coding sequence ATGAGTATTTACAACGATTACGTACAAGAGGTTGTAGAACGAGCTGGCCAGGGATTACATCCCAAGCCAATTGACGGAGCAGAATTACTAAGTGAAGTAATTGCTCAGATTAAAGATTTAAACAATGAAAATAGAGAGGAATCTTTAAGATTGTTTATTTACAACACATTGCCGGGAACAACTCCTGCGGCGGGTGTTAAAGCAGAATTTTTGAAGGAAATTATTTTGGGGCAATCGGTTGTTGCCGAAATTACACCTGAGTTTGCTTTTGAATTACTGTCTCACATGAAGGGTGGCCCTTCTATTCGTGTGTTGCTGGATCTTGCTTTAGGTACAGATGTAGGGATAGCAACACAGGCTGCAGAAGTTCTTAAAACACAAGTTTTCTTATATGATGCTGATACAGCTCGTTTAAAAGCGGCTTTTGAACAAGGTAACGCAGTGGCTAAAGATATTTTAGAAAGTTATGCCAGAGCTGAATTCTTTACAAAGCTTCCCGAAGTGGCAGAGGAGATTCAGGTGGTTACGTTCATTGCGGGCGAGGGGGATATTTCAACAGATTTATTATCTCCGGGAAATCAGGCGCACTCGCGTTCTGACCGTGAATTGCACGGGAAATGTATGATCACACCGGAGGCTCAGCAGGAGATTCGCGCGTTGCAGACTCAGTATCCGGACAGAAGTGTGATGCTGATCGCCGAAAAAGGAACTATGGGAGTGGGATCATCGCGGATGTCGGGGGTGAACAATGTCGCTCTATGGACAGGTAAGCAAGCGAGTCCATACGTGCCATTTGTGAATATTGCTCCCATTGTAGGTGGTACAAACGGTATTTCTCCGATTTTCCTGACGACAGTAGACGTCACCGGTGGTATCGGTATTGATCTTAAAAACTGGGTCAAAAAAGTTGATGAAGATGGAAATGTTGTCCGCAATGAAAAAGGTGAGCCGGTTTTGGAAGAGGTGTACTCCGTGGCGACAGGTACCTTGTTGACTATCAATACGAAGACAAAAAAATTATACCATGGAGATAGGGAGCTCATTGACATTTCAAAAGCACTGACACCTCAAAAGATGGAATTCATTCGAGCCGGTGGTTCTTATGCTATTGTATTCGGTAAGAAAATTCAGACCTTTGCGGCAGCGACTTTAGGTATTCAAGCGCCTGTTGTATTTGCTCCATCTAAGGAGATTACGATAGCGGGCCAGGGGTTGACTGCAGTCGAGAAGATATTCAACAAAAATGCTGTTGGCGTGGCACCGGGAAAAGTATTGCATGCAGGTTCTGATGTGCGTGTGAAAGTAAATATCGTTGGTTCACAGGATACTACTGGGTTAATGACTGCTCAGGAGCTTGAAGCCATGGCAGCTACGGTGATCGCGCCTACTGTTGACGGTGCTTACCAGTCTGGCTGTCACACCGCGTCGGTATGGGATAAGAAAGCGCAGGCGAATATTCCCAAACTCATGAAGTTTATGAATGATTTTGGATTGATCACCGCACGCGATCCGAAAGGCGTATATCATTCGATGACTGACGTAATCCACAAGGTATTGAACGATATCACTGTGGATGAATGGGCCATCATTATTGGCGGGGATTCCCATACACGTATGTCGAAAGGTGTGGCGTTCGGAGCTGACTCCGGCACTGTTGCTCTGGCTTTGGCGACAGGTGAGGCTTCTATGCCTATTCCCGAATCGGTAAAGGTGACTTTCAAAGGCAGCATGAAGCAGCATATGGATTTCCGTGATGTCGTACATGCGACCCAGGCGCAGATGTTGCAACAGTTTGGCGGTGAAAATGTATTTCAGGGGCGTATCATTGAAGTTCATATCGGTACATTACTTGCCGATCAGGCGTTTACCTTTACAGACTGGACTGCGGAGATGAAGGCAAAAGCCTCCATTTGTATCTCGCAGGACGATACGTTGATCGAATCATTGGAAATTGCCAAGAAACGTATCCAGATCATGATTGACAAAGGAATGGAAAACAGTAACAATGTCCTTCATGGTTTGATCGAAAAAGCAAATAGGCGTATCGAAGAGATTAAATCGGGTGTAAAACCAGCATTAAAACCAGATGATAATGCGAAATACTATGCAGAGGTTGTCATCGATCTGGATATCATTGAGGAGCCGATGATTGCGGACCCTGATGTCAACAACGAGGATGTATCCAAACGTTATACACACGATACGATAAGAGATCTTTCGTACTATGGTGGCAACAAAAAGGTAGATCTAGGTTTTGTGGGATCTTGTATGGTGCACAAAGATGATTTGAAGATCGTTTCAAAAATGCTCAAAAACATCGAACAACAGAAAGGTTATGTTAAGTTCGAAGCGCCATTGGTTGTTGCTGCTCCGACTTACAATATTATTGACGAGCTGAAGGAAGAGGGAGATTGGGAATTTTTGCAAAAATATTCCGGATTTGAGTTTAGTGATGCATTGCCGAAGAGTACTGCCCGCACGGAGTATGAAAATATTATGTACTTAGAGCGTCCCGGTTGTAACCTTTGTATGGGCAACCAGGAGAAAGCTGCCAAAGGCGATACCGTAATGGCTACTTCGACCCGTCTGTTTCAGGGCCGTGTTGTAGAAGATCGTGAGGGCAAGAAGGGTGAGTCTTTACTGGCTTCGACTCCGGTTGTTGTTCTCTCCGCTATCTTAGGTAGAATTCCTAATATTGACGAATATAAAGCGGCTGTGGAAGGCATTAACCTAACGAAGTTTGCCCCTATTCCGACAAAGTAG
- the rpe gene encoding ribulose-phosphate 3-epimerase, producing MSTKSHLIAPSVLAADFANLLHDITMVNNSEADWFHIDIMDGVFVPNISFGFPVMQAIAKHAKKPLDVHLMIVDPDRYLQVCKDSGAEIITVHYEACTHLHRTLAAIKELGCKAGVALNPHTSVALLKDVIADLDLVCLMSVNPGFGGQKFIPNTYAKVQELKAMAKGVNDALLIEIDGGVTTGNAAQLLKAGANVLVAGSFVFNEADPLETIKSLKDIDISVHSI from the coding sequence ATGTCAACAAAATCACATCTAATTGCACCTTCCGTTCTTGCCGCAGACTTTGCAAATTTACTGCATGATATTACCATGGTAAACAATAGTGAAGCGGATTGGTTTCATATCGATATTATGGACGGCGTTTTTGTGCCCAATATTTCCTTTGGTTTTCCGGTGATGCAAGCCATAGCCAAACATGCAAAAAAACCGTTAGATGTACATTTAATGATTGTTGACCCAGATAGATATCTTCAGGTATGTAAGGATTCGGGAGCAGAGATCATTACTGTTCATTATGAGGCCTGTACACATTTACATCGCACATTGGCTGCGATCAAAGAATTGGGCTGCAAAGCAGGCGTGGCATTAAATCCGCATACGTCCGTTGCACTTTTGAAAGATGTGATAGCGGACCTGGACTTAGTGTGTCTAATGTCAGTTAATCCTGGATTTGGTGGACAGAAGTTTATACCTAATACGTACGCGAAGGTTCAGGAGCTGAAAGCGATGGCTAAAGGGGTAAACGATGCACTGTTGATTGAAATTGACGGTGGGGTTACGACCGGCAATGCTGCACAGTTACTGAAGGCCGGCGCGAATGTACTGGTTGCGGGATCTTTTGTTTTTAATGAAGCAGACCCGTTGGAGACAATAAAATCGTTGAAAGATATCGATATAAGTGTTCATAGCATATAA
- a CDS encoding HD family phosphohydrolase, which translates to MGRLKIKYKRELNTTENLIRKIGLIVITIILICIFLPKQPRFRYEFQKGKVWNHENLISPYNFAILKTQEELNADKKSILNTIQPIYNANTTTSKEQIDQFNTDLSEKWQSSKLDTTHENINDYRSAGNAILNHLYGKGILSLNNRFQNRNNDRSPASRHYNFTLIQDKVATQKNTADCYTIESSYAYMKDLMPKLTKIKQKAWLEETLKNYITINYIYNDQQTEALEQNAIASISATRGVVQKGELIAEKDKIISNETYQKLESLRKVYEDEGKISGNQSYVALGQFLIISLALSILMVFLFLFRKDIYFNNRLLMIIMIVIIGMLSVLSWAIKIKIPNLYYIPFCAVPIIIRILFDTRVALNIHLLMVLLAGLFVPNSFEFVFLQFMAGIVAIYSIKTLVKREQLFISSAIILGTYWIAYIGLVVTRNGSIDTIYWSDLLPFLVSVMITLLAYPMIYAFEKLFGIVSDLTLMELTNSNSKLLRELSFKAPGTFQHSLQVANLAEAAIYKIGGNPLLVRAGALYHDIGKLTNPQFFIENQKTEKNPHDELSPEQSAQIIISHVIKGVDIAKKHQLPDVILDFIRTHHGTTRVDYFYNLFVKNNPDKLVDESLFTYPGPIPFSKETAVLMMADSVEAASRALKEPSEDSINNLVDKIIEHKLMRGQFNNSNITLKDITESAVIFKSMLKSIYHVRVDYDLSKKTL; encoded by the coding sequence GTGGGTAGATTAAAAATAAAGTACAAAAGAGAACTAAATACAACCGAGAACCTCATCCGAAAAATTGGACTGATAGTCATTACGATCATATTGATTTGTATTTTTCTTCCCAAACAACCGCGTTTTCGTTATGAATTCCAAAAGGGAAAAGTTTGGAACCACGAGAACCTGATATCTCCTTATAATTTTGCAATCTTAAAAACACAGGAGGAACTGAATGCCGACAAAAAAAGTATTTTAAATACAATCCAGCCGATCTATAACGCCAATACCACAACTAGCAAAGAGCAGATCGACCAGTTCAATACGGACCTTTCAGAGAAATGGCAAAGTAGTAAGCTTGATACCACACATGAGAATATCAATGATTACAGAAGTGCGGGTAACGCTATATTGAATCACCTTTATGGAAAAGGCATCCTCTCACTGAATAACCGTTTTCAGAACCGCAACAACGACAGATCGCCAGCGTCGAGACATTACAATTTCACCCTTATTCAGGATAAGGTGGCTACGCAAAAAAACACAGCCGATTGCTACACGATCGAAAGCTCTTATGCCTACATGAAAGATTTAATGCCAAAGCTAACCAAGATTAAACAAAAAGCCTGGCTAGAAGAGACACTTAAAAACTACATTACCATTAACTATATATATAATGATCAGCAAACGGAAGCCCTCGAACAAAATGCCATTGCCAGTATTTCGGCTACACGTGGTGTTGTCCAAAAGGGCGAATTAATCGCGGAGAAAGACAAAATCATCTCCAATGAAACGTATCAAAAACTGGAATCTTTGCGTAAAGTATACGAAGATGAAGGCAAAATAAGTGGCAATCAAAGCTATGTTGCCCTCGGTCAGTTTCTCATTATCTCGCTTGCCCTCTCCATATTGATGGTATTTCTTTTCCTTTTCCGTAAAGACATTTATTTCAACAACCGGCTATTGATGATCATTATGATCGTCATTATAGGGATGCTATCCGTGCTCTCGTGGGCAATAAAAATCAAAATCCCTAATTTATATTATATTCCGTTTTGTGCTGTACCGATTATTATCCGCATTTTATTTGATACCAGGGTAGCGCTCAACATCCACCTGCTTATGGTCCTTCTGGCAGGTCTATTCGTCCCCAATAGCTTCGAGTTCGTTTTCTTGCAGTTCATGGCGGGGATCGTAGCTATCTACAGTATCAAGACCCTGGTCAAACGAGAGCAGCTATTTATTTCTTCTGCAATTATTTTAGGCACCTACTGGATTGCGTATATAGGTCTGGTGGTCACCCGCAATGGTTCGATAGATACCATTTACTGGTCTGATCTGCTTCCGTTTCTGGTTAGCGTAATGATAACTCTCCTGGCTTATCCGATGATTTATGCGTTCGAGAAACTGTTTGGCATTGTATCTGATTTAACGTTAATGGAGCTGACCAACAGCAATTCCAAATTGTTAAGGGAACTTTCTTTTAAAGCACCGGGCACCTTTCAGCATTCGTTGCAGGTGGCCAATCTTGCAGAAGCTGCGATCTATAAAATTGGTGGCAATCCATTACTGGTACGCGCAGGAGCACTTTACCACGATATCGGTAAACTAACTAATCCGCAGTTCTTTATTGAAAATCAAAAAACAGAAAAAAATCCACACGACGAACTGTCCCCAGAACAGAGTGCTCAGATTATTATTTCTCATGTGATCAAAGGCGTGGATATTGCTAAGAAACATCAACTTCCTGACGTCATCCTTGATTTTATCCGCACTCACCATGGTACAACACGCGTCGATTATTTTTATAACCTTTTTGTCAAAAACAACCCTGACAAACTGGTTGACGAGTCACTCTTTACTTATCCAGGACCTATCCCCTTCTCCAAAGAGACTGCCGTTCTGATGATGGCCGATTCGGTAGAAGCCGCCTCCAGGGCATTGAAAGAACCCTCAGAAGACTCCATCAATAACCTCGTTGATAAAATCATCGAACATAAATTAATGCGCGGACAGTTCAACAATAGTAACATTACACTGAAAGATATTACAGAATCCGCCGTTATTTTCAAGTCAATGCTGAAAAGTATCTATCACGTGCGTGTCGATTATGATTTAAGTAAAAAAACATTATAA
- a CDS encoding dihydrofolate reductase family protein, which yields MRKIIAAFNMTLDGICDHTAGIPDQEIHSHYTDLLNQADAILYGRITFHLMEYWLPYVRNPSGEKSMDDFARAIDKIPKIVFSHSLKDIAWKSATLAVGELGKEIQKLKQQPGRDIIVGSRSLIVQLMNLQLIDEYQLCVYPVVAGRGLSLFENISNRIILKLTGVKTFSGGAVILYYKTAATD from the coding sequence ATGAGAAAAATAATTGCAGCATTCAATATGACACTTGATGGGATTTGTGATCATACAGCAGGTATTCCCGACCAGGAAATACATAGCCACTATACGGATCTGCTTAATCAGGCGGATGCTATTTTGTACGGTAGGATAACCTTTCATCTTATGGAATATTGGTTACCCTATGTCAGAAATCCTTCGGGTGAAAAATCGATGGATGACTTTGCGCGCGCAATTGATAAAATACCCAAGATTGTCTTTTCACACAGTCTGAAAGATATCGCCTGGAAGAGTGCGACGTTAGCAGTTGGAGAGTTGGGCAAGGAGATTCAAAAATTAAAACAGCAACCCGGTAGAGATATTATTGTCGGCAGCCGGAGTCTCATTGTACAATTAATGAATCTTCAACTGATTGACGAATATCAGTTATGTGTCTACCCTGTCGTCGCCGGAAGAGGTCTGTCGTTATTTGAAAATATAAGCAATAGGATTATTCTTAAATTAACGGGAGTGAAGACCTTTAGTGGGGGAGCGGTTATTCTATACTATAAGACGGCAGCGACTGACTAA
- a CDS encoding SH3 domain-containing protein, producing MKAVRYTAILVSALPVVLKAQNVTFDDEVNLWNIQLGQQATVFAENAYIRSGPSLTSAVTDSLRAGTEVTIVSAPHKGANIRHFYAPWYEITYINDHQKKHGFIWLGLLALDKQTDSQGFQYLFGFDHFVQTKAIEEQDHFLTSIKRLAPDRSLVSSYSYRFPFAGQLIAQGKLLSGMGLENVQHIFRMEFLSEACGVPSDYYYVAWTGQHFICLPHRYSVGDAGVFYHDEKIQFPSEHRKNKNIIYKYIEDGEVLDEETGNYKVSRRLEAFKWDGYKFTKTPLSE from the coding sequence ATGAAAGCAGTTAGGTATACCGCAATCCTTGTGAGCGCGCTTCCCGTAGTATTAAAAGCGCAGAACGTAACTTTTGACGATGAGGTTAACCTTTGGAATATACAGCTCGGTCAACAGGCTACTGTCTTTGCCGAGAATGCTTACATACGATCCGGTCCCAGTCTCACATCAGCAGTTACGGATTCCCTGCGGGCAGGTACGGAGGTGACTATTGTAAGTGCTCCACACAAAGGCGCAAATATCCGTCATTTTTATGCACCCTGGTACGAAATAACATACATAAATGACCACCAAAAAAAACATGGCTTCATCTGGCTGGGGCTACTGGCGCTCGACAAACAGACGGATAGCCAGGGGTTTCAATATCTATTTGGCTTTGACCACTTTGTACAGACCAAAGCAATAGAGGAACAGGACCATTTTTTAACATCTATTAAACGGCTGGCCCCAGATAGAAGTTTGGTATCGAGCTACTCGTATCGCTTTCCATTTGCCGGCCAGCTTATCGCACAAGGCAAATTGTTATCTGGCATGGGACTCGAAAATGTCCAACACATCTTCCGCATGGAATTCTTGTCGGAAGCCTGTGGCGTACCCAGCGACTATTATTATGTTGCCTGGACGGGTCAGCATTTTATCTGCCTTCCGCACAGGTACTCAGTGGGCGATGCCGGTGTATTTTACCACGATGAAAAAATTCAGTTCCCCTCCGAACATAGAAAGAACAAAAACATCATTTATAAGTACATTGAGGACGGCGAGGTGCTAGACGAAGAAACCGGAAACTATAAGGTATCCAGAAGACTGGAGGCATTTAAATGGGACGGCTACAAGTTCACAAAGACACCCTTATCAGAATAA